A genomic window from Osmia bicornis bicornis chromosome 6, iOsmBic2.1, whole genome shotgun sequence includes:
- the LOC114877334 gene encoding uncharacterized protein LOC114877334 translates to MNTPTTRDFLRRPNGTRRRSVRQALAVIPVNNTELSPGEAISTEVNAMDNFLNSRQGSDSWSPAPSPDELVIQKRGRRCRPIVWSPDLDTCKRNSLFSLSSKDRTPVKSPSKSTMVLRSTPRKRLILGDTNESEFTTPEKKKKSQSSLDSNSGQRHYTGNLLNGLRGLSHEQLVQMIMDLVSMQEDGILHEGEKISNLLLKKMPVADIQPLIDTLNNLKQNIRISMMSSNLDDLASSHAYIHLDAYQKIIIDQGKRLVESQHWMSVMHYVYAAWNITKQMKDWENKNLCNFMKKCFKNLTHFCIQALKKGNFTNSVLDMFSDRLAAMVNDYDDIITCVELINEAKQN, encoded by the exons ATGAATACTCCAACAACCAGAGATTTTCTACGAAGACCAAATGGAACACGGAGAAGATCGGTCCGGCAAGCTTTGGCCGTGATTCCTGTCAATAACACTGAATTATCACCTG GAGAAGCCATTTCTACTGAAGTTAATGCAAtggataattttttaaatagtcGACAAGGCTCTGATTCTTGGAGTCCTGCACCTAGCCCCGATGAATTGGTTATACAGAAGCGTGGACGTCGTTGTAGGCCTATTGTTTGGTCACCTGATCTTGATACTTGTAAAAGAAATAGTCTATTCAG TTTAAGTTCTAAAGATCGTACTCCAGTAAAGAGTCCTTCAAAATCAACTATGGTTTTAAGAAGTACACCTAGGAAAAGACTTATTCTTGGTGATACCAATGAGTCTGAATTTACAACAccagagaaaaagaagaaatcacAAAGTTCATTAGATAGTAACAGTGGACAGAGACATTATACTGGCAATTTATTAAATGGCCTGAGAGGTCTTAGTCATGAACAATTAGTTCAAATGATTATGGATTTGGTGTCTATGCAAGAAGATGGTATTCTACACGAAGGAGAAAAAATATCCAATCTTTTGCTTAAAAAAATGCCAGTTGCAGATATACAACCATTAATTGATAcattaaacaatttaaaacaaaatattcgTATTAGTATGATGTCGTCTAATTTGGACGATTTAGCAAGTAGTCATGCTTATATTCATTTAGATGCTTATCAG AAAATTATCATAGATCAGGGAAAGAGACTTGTAGAATCACAGCACTGGATGTCTGTAATGCATTACGTGTATGCAGCATGGAATATTACAAAACAGATGAAAGATTGGGAAAATAAGAATCTTTGTAACTTCatgaaaaaatgttttaaaaatttgacaCACTTTTGCATTCAAGCATTAAAGAAAGGGAACTTCACAAA
- the LOC114877333 gene encoding ESF1 homolog: MDDPLDDKRFAHIAKDPKFKRIPKTERKVQIDKRFQSMFKDKRFQVHYAIDKRGRPIGQTSSENLKKYYDLPTSEEEDDEDEEEEKSKKLKQSLEKGKSKKLKQKKNKKHNVIKSEENNTENDINNDDQDGDEISDNCSSSKGELLRVKSKEEDHTDSKEHNESESESDADNINVDSLKADLKESKKQLQIREKHESNKLTDRVKEKLKDLSVNYARGEGVLLTDSSSDEESSDLSDEEEIEHNWGELDKEAETTNEITHRLAVCNMDWDRVHAVDLMVLFNSFLPSGGFIQSVTIYPSEFGKQRMKEEEINGPKELTELSKEGDIETDDNDDDENEEGSTYHMEKLRQYQLNRLKYYYAVAEFDSAETANKIYTECDGTEYESTSTRLDLRFIPDNMEFDQTPKEVCDKLPELSKYQPKQFTTTALQQVQVQLTWDETNPERIELTQKLNSGKLDEINKNDLQAYLATDSDSDPEDKKEQKESQEEKSDSEAETNVDAVEKYKALLKEIEEKEKAKQNKDVELEFTWGLGTQEKAEKLVQERLKKDENLTPFEQYLEKRKAKKKAKREERKKLRNTDENASTNSDDSDTDNSKKEIKTNKSGHRRTKDIMNDGSNSSDNDERRKAELELLLMDENDDGKRHFNMKKIEENATMTKSKQKRLSKKKNAQDQTEEDNFEVNVQDSRFHALFTSHHFNLDPADPHFRKTKGTEALIKEKLKRRADNDLNNEIGTKEPKMQPNTELQTLIKSVKKNAKNISRPIK; encoded by the exons ATGGATGATCCATTAGATGATAAACGATTTGCACACATTGCAAAGGATCCTAAATTTAAAAGGATCccaaaaacagaaagaaaagtGCAAATAGATAAAAGATTTCAGAGTATGTTTAAAGACAAAAGATTTCAGGTCCATTATGCCATTGATAAACGAGGTAGACCTATAGGTCAAACATCTTCAGAAAACCTGAAGAAGTATTATGATTTACCTACaagtgaagaagaagatgatgaagatgaagaagaagaaaagagtaAGAAACTAAAACAATCATTGGAAAAGGGCAAATCTAAGAAActgaaacagaaaaagaataaaaaacaCAATGTAATTAAGTctgaagaaaataatacagAGAATGACATAAATAATGATGATCAAGATGGTGATGAGATATCAGATAATTGTTCCTCAAGCAAGGGAGAATTGCTTCGTGTTAAATCAAAAGAAGAAGATCATACAGATTCTAAAGAACATAATGAATCTGAATCTGAATCTGATGCAGACAACATAAATGTAGACAGCTTAAAGGCTGATttaaaagaaagtaaaaaacAATTACAGATTAGAGAAAAACATGAGTCTAATAAACTCACTGACAGAGTTAAAGAGAAGCTAAAAGATTTAAGTGTAAACTATGCTAGGGGTGAAGGAGTTTTATTGACAGATAGTTCTTCTGATGAAGAAAGTTCAGATCTTTCTG atgAGGAAGAGATTGAACACAATTGGGGAGAATTAGACAAAGAGGCTGAAACAACAAATGAGATTACACATAGGTTAGCAGTTTGCAACATGGATTGGGATAGAGTACATGCTGTAGATTTAATGGTTTTATTCAATTCATTCTTACCTAGTGGAGGTTTCATTCAGTCAGTCACG atCTATCCATCAGAATTTGGTAAGCaaaggatgaaagaagaagagatcAATGGTCCTAAAGAGTTAACAGAACTGAGCAAAGAAGGAGATATTGAAActgatgataatgatgatgatgag AACGAAGAAGGATCGACTTATCATATGGAAAAATTAAGACAGTATCAATTGAATAGATTAAAGTATTATTATGCTGTTGCTGAGTTTGATTCTGCTGAAACAGCAAACAAAATTTATACTGAATGTGATGGTACAGAGTATGAATCCACATCAACAAGGTTGGATCTTAGGTTTATACCAGATAACATGGAATTTGATCAG ACTCCCAAAGAAGTCTGTGATAAGTTACCAGAGCTTTCAAAATATCAACCGAAACAATTTACAACTACAGCGCTACAACAAGTTCAAGTACAGTTAACCTGGGATGAGACAAATCCCGAACGAATAGAACTTACACAGAAATTAAATTCTGGAAAACTAGATGAAatcaataaaaatgatttacaaGCTTATTTAGCTACTGATAGTGATTCTGATCCAG aAGATAAAAAAGAGCAAAAGGAATCtcaagaagaaaaaagtgaTTCGGAAGCGGAAACAAATGTTGATGcggtagaaaaatataagGCTTTACTGAAAGAGATtgaagagaaggaaaaagcAAAGCAAAATAAAGACGTTGAGTTAGAATTTACATGGGGTTTAGGAACACAGGAGAAAGCTGAAAAGTTGGTACAAGAAAGACTAAAGAAAGATGAAAATCTAACGCCATTTGAACAGTATCTGGAAAAACGTAAGGCAAAGAAAAAAGCTAAACGAGAAGAACGAAAGAAACTTAGAAATACAGATGAAAATGCATCTACAAACTCGGATGATTCAGATACAGATAATAGcaaaaaggaaattaaaacTAATAAATCAGGTCATAGAAGGACAAAAGACATAATGAATGATGGTTCAAATTCATCAGATAATGATGAACGACGAAAAGCGGAGTTAGAACTTTTGTTAATGGATGAAAATGATGATGGTAAACGGCACTTCAATATGAAGAAGATTGAAGAAAACGCTACAATGACAAAGTCTAAGCAAAAACGACttagtaaaaagaaaaatgctcAAGACCAAACAGAGGAAGATAACTTTGAAGTAAATGTTCAAGATTCACGATTTCATGCGCTATTTACATCACATCACTTCAATTTAGATCCAGCAGATCCGCATTTTAGAAAAACGAAGGGTACAGAAGccttaataaaagaaaaattaaaacgaaGAGCAGACAATGATCTAAAcaat GAAATAGGAACGAAGGAGCCGAAAATGCAACCTAATACAGAATTACAAACATTAATTAAATCGGTAAAAAAGAATGCTAAAAATATTTCGCGAccgataaaataa